In one Carassius carassius chromosome 12, fCarCar2.1, whole genome shotgun sequence genomic region, the following are encoded:
- the LOC132154365 gene encoding regulator of G-protein signaling 21-like produces the protein MEYTCESASPVKDLHVIFKGRFCCFPQEPVDDVDSWGESIEKLLSCKSGQMAFQDFLKSEYSEENILFWLACEEYKKIKSAPEMISRANQIYTEFVQTEAPRQVNIDSGTRTNITNNISEPTLKSFDIAQKMIFSLMARDCYPRFLKSDIYQSILQNHGKS, from the exons ATGGAGTACACCTGTG AATCAGCTTCACCAGTGAAGGATCTCCATGTAATTTTCAAGGGTAGATTTTGTTGCTTTCCTCAGGAACCCGTTGATGATGTGGACTCTTGGGGTGAGTCCATCGAGAAGCTTCTGTCCTGCAAAT CGGGACAGATGGCTTTCCAGGACTTCCTAAAGTCGGAATACAGTGAGGAGAATATTCTGTTCTGGCTGGCATgtgaagaatacaaaaagatcAAGAGCGCACCAGAGATGATCAGCAGGGCAAACCAAATCTACACTGAGTTTGTGCAAACGGAAGCACCCAGACAG GTAAACATTGATTCTGGGACTCGCACAAATATTACAAACAACATCTCGGAGCCAACCCTCAAATCGTTTGACATTGCACAGAAGATGATCTTCAGTCTAATGGCGAGAGACTGCTATCCCAGGTTTCTGAAGTCTGATATCTACCAGTCCATTCTGCAAAATCATGGAAAGAGTTGA